Within Candidatus Methylomirabilota bacterium, the genomic segment GGTGATGAGCCCCCACGCCTCGGCGCGCTCGGCGGGGATGCGCTGACCCGTCATCATGAAGAGCTTGGCACGCGTCATCCCCATCAGGCGGAGGGCCCGCTGGGTCCCCCCGCTGCCCGGGATCATGCCAAGCCTCACTTCGGGAAAGGCGAACTCCGAGCGAAGCATGGCCACGCGAAAATCGCAGGCCACGGCCAGCTCGAGACCCGCGCCCATGGTGTAGCCATCGATGGCCGCGATGACGGGCTTCCGGCAGCGCTCCGCCGAGGTCAGGGTGTCGCCCCAGAGCTCGAGGTCGGCGGGGGCCAGGGTGAGAAACTCCGCGACGTCACCGCCCGCGCTGAAGGCCTTGCCCCCCGCCCCGCGAATCACGATGACCCGAATGCCCTCGTCGGCCTCGAGCGAACCGAAGATGCCGGGGAACTCGTTGCGCATGGCCACCGTCATGGTGTTCATCTTCGCCTGCCGGTCGATCCACACGGTGGCGATGGCGCCCGTGCGCTCCACTCGCAGGAACTCGGTCATTTGTCCACCTCGCTTCCACGTGATTGACTTCGCTGAGGCGGTTGGGCCTCTTCGCCCCATGCGGGGCTCATCGGGGAGACCTCCCTGTAGTGTCCGTCGCGCAGCAGTCGGCGGAGGATCTTGCCCGAGGCCGTCTTGGGGATCTCCTCGACGAAGACGATCCGCCGCGGTCGCTTGAAGTTGGCGAGAGCGGGGCTCTCGAGACCATACCGATCGAGGGCGGCCGCGGTCAGCTCAGCGTCTTTGCGTACGACGAAGGCCACCACGCGCTCGCCCCACTTCTCGTCGGGCTCGCCGACGATGGCCACGTCGCGCACCTGCGGATGCCGCGCCAGCACCTCCTCGATCTCCGCCGGGTGAATGTTC encodes:
- a CDS encoding enoyl-CoA hydratase/isomerase family protein, whose protein sequence is MTEFLRVERTGAIATVWIDRQAKMNTMTVAMRNEFPGIFGSLEADEGIRVIVIRGAGGKAFSAGGDVAEFLTLAPADLELWGDTLTSAERCRKPVIAAIDGYTMGAGLELAVACDFRVAMLRSEFAFPEVRLGMIPGSGGTQRALRLMGMTRAKLFMMTGQRIPAERAEAWGLITLAVADNELDEAVERLAGELAERAPLALRTLKMVINRGAEAPLETALELERKAYAWLRSTH